A single region of the Caballeronia insecticola genome encodes:
- a CDS encoding DMT family transporter codes for MSQVWIFPFIIAGGILQAAGAPINGALKASLVNPWLASGVSFLLVTFLAIALFFMQPTPLPTLDDLRSMKWWAPLGGIVGAVAVFAGLTLVQKVGVGTLNGLTICANLVASVAIDHFGLIGVAEHPISVLRLIGTVLMMAGVALVMRF; via the coding sequence ATGAGCCAGGTGTGGATTTTTCCGTTCATCATTGCGGGCGGCATTCTTCAGGCCGCGGGTGCGCCTATCAACGGCGCGCTGAAAGCGTCGCTGGTCAATCCGTGGCTCGCGTCGGGCGTCTCGTTTCTGCTGGTGACGTTTCTTGCCATCGCATTGTTCTTCATGCAGCCGACCCCGCTGCCGACGCTCGACGATCTGCGCAGCATGAAATGGTGGGCGCCGCTCGGAGGCATCGTCGGGGCCGTGGCCGTGTTTGCCGGTCTGACGCTGGTGCAGAAAGTCGGCGTGGGTACGCTCAACGGCCTGACCATTTGCGCGAATCTCGTGGCGTCGGTCGCGATCGATCACTTTGGTTTGATTGGCGTGGCCGAGCATCCCATCAGCGTGCTGCGCTTGATCGGCACCGTGTTGATGATGGCCGGCGTCGCGCTCGTCATGCGTTTCTGA
- a CDS encoding arsenic transporter, whose protein sequence is MNPILLSWSIGLAATAGVILRPFRWPEAIWAVAGAVLLVALGLLPASAAWQAVGKGADVYLFLIGMMLLSELGRREGLFDWIAVLAVNHAKGSPRRLFLLVYLVGVVVTTFLSNDAAAVVLTPAVFAAGNKAQTKPLPLLYVCAFIANAASFVLPISNPANLVLYANHTPALGLWVARFALPSMLSIVATFLALRWTLRGDLAGACARDLPVEPLGASGKVTLAGIGVTAIALLAVSAFDMQLGLPTAILGMLTALVVLTMERRSPVELVSEISWSVLPLVAGLFVLVEMLGHTGVIAALSNLLAHSTQQNQPLTALASGGIIALGSNAINNLPAGLIASAAALQAHSPERVIDAMLIGVDLGPNLSITGSLATILWLSSIRREGEEVSFMQFFRVGVVVMLPALVLALGARLLLAH, encoded by the coding sequence ATGAACCCGATTCTTCTTTCCTGGAGCATTGGACTCGCTGCGACAGCGGGCGTCATCCTGCGTCCGTTCCGATGGCCCGAGGCAATCTGGGCCGTCGCGGGCGCCGTGCTGCTCGTCGCGCTCGGGCTGCTTCCCGCGAGCGCCGCGTGGCAGGCCGTCGGGAAGGGCGCCGACGTCTACCTGTTTCTCATCGGCATGATGCTGCTTTCCGAACTCGGCCGGCGCGAAGGCCTGTTCGACTGGATCGCGGTGCTTGCCGTGAACCACGCGAAGGGTTCGCCGCGCAGACTCTTCTTGCTGGTCTATCTGGTCGGCGTGGTGGTGACGACGTTTCTTTCCAACGATGCAGCCGCCGTCGTGCTCACGCCCGCCGTATTCGCCGCGGGAAACAAGGCGCAGACGAAGCCTTTGCCGCTGCTGTACGTGTGCGCATTCATCGCGAATGCGGCGAGCTTCGTGTTGCCGATTTCGAATCCCGCCAATCTCGTGCTGTACGCGAATCACACGCCCGCGCTGGGTTTATGGGTGGCGCGATTCGCATTGCCTTCGATGCTGTCGATCGTCGCCACGTTCCTTGCATTGCGCTGGACGCTGCGCGGCGATCTCGCTGGTGCGTGCGCACGCGATCTGCCCGTCGAGCCGCTCGGCGCGAGCGGCAAGGTGACGCTTGCGGGCATCGGCGTAACGGCGATTGCGCTGCTTGCCGTCTCGGCCTTCGACATGCAACTGGGCCTGCCGACCGCCATCCTCGGGATGCTCACGGCGCTGGTCGTGCTGACGATGGAACGCCGCTCTCCCGTCGAACTCGTCAGCGAGATTTCGTGGAGCGTGCTGCCGCTTGTCGCGGGCTTGTTCGTGCTCGTCGAGATGCTCGGGCACACGGGCGTGATCGCGGCGCTTTCGAATCTGCTCGCGCACTCGACGCAGCAGAATCAGCCGCTCACGGCGCTGGCGTCGGGCGGGATCATCGCTCTGGGCAGCAATGCGATCAACAACTTGCCGGCAGGGCTTATCGCGAGCGCGGCCGCGTTGCAGGCGCACAGTCCCGAACGCGTGATCGATGCAATGCTGATCGGCGTGGACCTCGGGCCGAATCTGTCGATCACCGGCTCGCTGGCGACCATTCTGTGGCTCTCGTCCATCCGCCGTGAGGGCGAGGAAGTGAGCTTCATGCAGTTCTTCAGGGTGGGCGTGGTGGTCATGTTGCCGGCGCTCGTGCTGGCGCTGGGCGCGCGGCTCCTGCTCGCACATTGA
- a CDS encoding MFS transporter, with amino-acid sequence MNPLHALVGLNFFMADVQAGIGPFLGVFLQAHGWHPASIGTVMTLGGIAGMLATSPAGALVDATHYKRGLIVAAGVMTTLASLVLWVSHDFWMVAASQILTAVTGAALGPAVAGVTLGIVRERGFDRQFARNQVANHAGNVVGAALSGWLGWRFGFGAVFALAGVFGALTVLSTLLINRDSIDHDSARGLAASSSAASASSEHEHASGFRMLLTCRPLLLLAAALAMFHLGNAAMLPLYGLAVVAAHQGDPNAFTAQTIVVAQLVMVAAAFFANRLIRRIGYWGVILITFLALPLRGLVAAMFITAWGVWPVQALDGIGAGLQSVAVPALVVRLLQGTGRVNVGQGVVMTVQGIGAALSPALGGALAQHFGYVTAFLALGAVSTGSLALWLFCGASLKKACGNCSEPAHDPSLAT; translated from the coding sequence ATGAATCCGCTCCACGCGCTCGTAGGCCTGAACTTTTTCATGGCCGATGTGCAGGCGGGCATCGGCCCGTTTCTCGGCGTCTTTTTGCAGGCGCACGGCTGGCATCCGGCGTCGATCGGCACCGTGATGACGCTCGGCGGCATCGCCGGCATGCTCGCGACGTCGCCGGCGGGCGCGCTCGTCGATGCAACGCATTACAAGCGCGGGCTCATTGTCGCGGCGGGCGTCATGACGACGCTCGCCTCGCTCGTGCTGTGGGTGTCGCACGACTTCTGGATGGTCGCCGCCTCGCAGATCCTCACGGCGGTGACGGGCGCCGCGCTCGGTCCGGCGGTCGCGGGCGTGACGCTCGGCATTGTGCGCGAGCGCGGCTTCGACCGGCAGTTCGCGCGCAATCAGGTGGCGAATCATGCGGGCAACGTGGTGGGCGCGGCGCTTTCGGGCTGGCTCGGCTGGCGCTTCGGATTCGGCGCGGTGTTCGCGCTCGCGGGCGTGTTCGGCGCGCTGACCGTGCTGTCCACGCTGCTCATCAACCGCGATTCGATCGATCACGACAGCGCGCGGGGGCTTGCTGCGTCCTCATCGGCTGCGTCCGCATCGTCGGAACATGAACACGCGAGCGGCTTCCGGATGTTGCTCACCTGCCGGCCACTGCTCTTGCTGGCCGCCGCGCTCGCGATGTTCCACCTCGGCAATGCGGCGATGTTGCCGCTCTATGGTCTTGCCGTCGTCGCCGCTCATCAGGGCGATCCGAACGCGTTCACTGCGCAGACGATCGTGGTCGCGCAACTCGTGATGGTCGCTGCCGCGTTCTTCGCCAACCGGCTGATCCGGCGCATCGGCTACTGGGGCGTGATTCTGATTACCTTTCTGGCGTTGCCGCTGCGCGGGCTGGTCGCGGCGATGTTCATCACCGCATGGGGCGTGTGGCCGGTGCAGGCGCTCGATGGCATCGGCGCGGGGCTGCAAAGCGTGGCCGTGCCCGCGCTCGTCGTGCGTCTCTTGCAGGGCACCGGACGCGTTAATGTCGGACAGGGCGTGGTGATGACGGTGCAGGGCATCGGCGCGGCGCTCAGCCCCGCACTGGGCGGCGCGCTCGCGCAGCATTTCGGATATGTGACCGCGTTTCTCGCGCTGGGCGCCGTGTCGACGGGCTCGCTCGCGCTCTGGCTGTTCTGCGGCGCATCGCTCAAAAAAGCGTGCGGGAATTGCAGCGAACCCGCTCACGATCCGTCGCTCGCCACATGA
- a CDS encoding sigma-54-dependent transcriptional regulator produces MATILIIDDDDAFREGLAETVADLGHTPLEAGSGEAALERLRERCAPDCIFLDFRLPGADGLDVLEALRGVEGMERVPVVMLTAHATSDNTIGAMRLGAFEHLTKPVGRDEIAALLERMLATHSDAPAAAAPAFADEAPSREPQLLGISEAMRDVQKRLGRAARTHSTVLITGETGTGKEVAAHVLHRSSARAGGPFVAVNCAAIPADLLESELFGHGKGAFTGAHAERRGRFEEAHGGTLFLDEVGDMPLAMQAKLLRVLQERQVTPLGTNRPVAVDVRVVAATHRDLPSMVAAGTFRQDLLYRLDVIPLHLPPLRERVADILPLAEHFLSMLAPSADAARKRLSADAQRLLVTFAWPGNVRELANAMERASALAPAALLTRDDFAFLFDTATKTSGDGDAIPVGLAELPLNDALAQLERALIARALALSDGNRAEAARRLGISRQSLYTRLANLGMSDA; encoded by the coding sequence ATGGCGACCATACTGATCATCGACGACGACGACGCCTTTCGCGAAGGACTCGCCGAAACCGTCGCCGATCTCGGCCATACGCCGCTCGAAGCAGGTTCGGGCGAAGCCGCGCTCGAACGCCTGCGCGAACGCTGCGCGCCCGACTGCATCTTTCTCGACTTCCGCCTGCCGGGCGCGGACGGTCTCGACGTGCTCGAAGCGCTGCGCGGCGTCGAGGGCATGGAACGCGTGCCCGTCGTGATGCTGACCGCGCATGCGACGAGCGACAACACCATCGGCGCGATGCGGCTCGGCGCGTTCGAGCATCTGACGAAGCCGGTTGGCCGCGACGAGATCGCCGCGCTCCTCGAACGCATGCTGGCAACGCATTCCGATGCGCCCGCCGCCGCGGCGCCTGCTTTCGCGGACGAAGCGCCGTCGCGCGAGCCGCAACTGCTCGGCATCAGCGAGGCCATGCGCGACGTGCAGAAGCGTCTGGGACGCGCGGCGCGGACGCACTCGACCGTGCTCATCACCGGCGAGACGGGGACGGGCAAGGAAGTGGCGGCGCACGTGCTGCACAGGTCATCGGCGCGGGCGGGCGGGCCGTTCGTCGCCGTGAACTGTGCGGCGATTCCGGCCGATCTGCTCGAAAGCGAGTTGTTCGGGCACGGCAAGGGCGCGTTCACCGGCGCGCATGCGGAGCGGCGCGGGCGTTTCGAGGAAGCGCACGGCGGCACGCTGTTCCTCGATGAAGTCGGCGACATGCCGCTCGCGATGCAGGCCAAGCTGCTGCGCGTGCTGCAGGAACGTCAGGTCACGCCGCTCGGGACGAACCGGCCGGTCGCGGTAGACGTGCGCGTCGTGGCGGCCACGCACCGCGATCTTCCGTCAATGGTCGCGGCAGGCACGTTCCGTCAGGATTTGCTGTACCGGCTCGACGTGATCCCGCTGCACTTGCCGCCGCTGCGCGAGCGGGTGGCCGATATCCTGCCGCTCGCGGAGCATTTCCTGTCGATGCTCGCACCATCGGCCGATGCGGCGCGCAAGCGCCTGTCCGCCGATGCGCAGCGTCTGCTCGTCACCTTCGCCTGGCCCGGCAACGTGCGAGAACTGGCGAACGCGATGGAGCGGGCGAGTGCGCTCGCGCCCGCCGCGCTGCTCACGCGCGACGACTTCGCCTTTCTGTTCGACACCGCCACGAAAACCAGCGGCGACGGCGATGCGATTCCCGTCGGCCTCGCCGAGCTTCCGCTCAACGATGCGCTCGCGCAGCTCGAACGCGCGCTGATCGCCCGCGCACTCGCGCTCAGCGACGGCAATCGCGCCGAAGCGGCCCGCAGGCTCGGCATCAGTCGTCAGTCGTTGTATACGCGCCTGGCGAATCTGGGGATGTCGGATGCGTGA
- a CDS encoding sensor histidine kinase → MPRPSFSTQLFALWVLVAVLCGLLTAAVWLMLSSALGERVTAAKHQAAAACTAIASRYDLSMQRPGETNVDLMHAVLDLVLIRTEGIEGGFWSAAAGGAPNGMLAYAFPTYEGSGVKRDVPEAETPLILRTLKTAASAGQMQVDVVPSGADAVVAVACPVPRHTGLFAWMLTRARPPLGPYGERAATILAGVLAIIVVLALFLAVALRRWKRNLTRLEQALAPGGGFEQGRRLDRLGERDLDQIVDALNRYVERAERLRREANALSTQLAQAERFGALGKMAAQIAHEIRNPAGAMRLKAENALAGDGARREAALKTIIEQVGRIEAQVTSLLALTQPVTVNARAVVLHAWLDDIVHTHEPGAESRGISLRADIETGAMQPVFDPAQLARALDNLIVNALRHTPPGGHVTVRAQGAQWTEGGGLTLEVTDDGPGVSAAERERIFEPFVTGRPDGSGLGLAVVREIASAHGGRAYLAKDSNVTCFVIDLPWRPY, encoded by the coding sequence ATGCCCCGTCCGTCGTTTTCCACCCAGTTGTTCGCGCTCTGGGTTCTCGTCGCCGTCCTGTGCGGTCTGCTGACGGCCGCCGTGTGGCTCATGCTTTCGTCGGCGCTCGGCGAGCGCGTCACGGCAGCAAAGCATCAGGCGGCGGCCGCCTGTACGGCCATCGCGTCGCGCTATGACCTGTCGATGCAGCGCCCCGGCGAAACCAATGTCGATCTGATGCACGCGGTCCTCGATCTCGTGCTGATCCGCACGGAAGGCATCGAAGGCGGCTTCTGGAGCGCGGCGGCGGGCGGCGCGCCCAACGGCATGCTGGCCTACGCGTTTCCCACTTACGAAGGAAGCGGCGTGAAGCGCGACGTCCCCGAGGCCGAGACGCCGCTCATTCTGCGCACGCTGAAGACCGCCGCGAGCGCGGGCCAGATGCAGGTCGATGTCGTACCGAGCGGCGCGGATGCGGTGGTCGCGGTCGCCTGTCCCGTGCCGCGCCACACGGGCCTGTTCGCGTGGATGCTCACGCGCGCACGGCCGCCGCTCGGACCGTACGGCGAGCGCGCCGCGACCATTCTGGCGGGCGTGCTCGCGATCATCGTCGTGCTTGCGTTGTTTCTGGCCGTGGCGTTGAGGCGCTGGAAGCGCAACCTCACGCGTCTGGAGCAGGCGCTCGCGCCCGGCGGCGGGTTCGAACAAGGCAGGCGGCTCGACCGGCTCGGCGAGCGGGATCTGGATCAGATCGTCGATGCGCTCAATCGCTATGTCGAGCGCGCCGAGCGTCTGCGGCGCGAAGCGAACGCGTTGAGCACGCAACTCGCGCAAGCCGAGCGCTTCGGCGCGCTGGGCAAGATGGCGGCGCAGATCGCGCACGAGATTCGCAACCCCGCGGGCGCCATGCGTCTGAAGGCAGAAAACGCGCTCGCGGGCGACGGCGCGCGCCGCGAAGCCGCGCTGAAGACGATCATCGAGCAAGTCGGCCGCATCGAAGCGCAGGTGACGAGCCTGCTCGCGCTCACGCAGCCGGTCACCGTGAACGCGCGCGCGGTCGTTCTGCACGCGTGGCTCGACGACATCGTTCATACGCATGAACCGGGCGCCGAGAGCCGCGGCATTTCCTTGCGCGCGGACATCGAGACCGGTGCGATGCAGCCCGTCTTCGATCCGGCGCAACTGGCGCGCGCGCTCGACAACCTGATCGTCAACGCGCTGCGCCATACGCCGCCGGGGGGACACGTAACGGTTCGCGCGCAGGGCGCACAATGGACGGAGGGCGGCGGGCTCACGCTGGAAGTGACCGACGATGGTCCCGGCGTGAGCGCAGCCGAACGCGAGCGTATTTTCGAGCCGTTCGTGACGGGACGGCCCGATGGCTCCGGTCTGGGCCTCGCGGTAGTGCGGGAGATTGCGTCGGCGCATGGCGGCCGCGCCTATCTTGCGAAGGATTCGAACGTGACGTGCTTCGTGATCGACTTGCCATGGCGACCATACTGA
- a CDS encoding HD domain-containing protein, protein MTHSSSDQIARQLAFLVELDKLKSILRQSPLINKSRKENSAEHSWHLSMFALVLSTHANDVDALRVVQLLLVHDIVEIDAGDHPIHSASANDAQVQEAEQRAAERIFGLLPEEQGRQMLELWREFEAAETPEAVFAKVLDRLQPLLINTLSDGGTWTENGVTQQQVLERYGPVIARGSPVLWEAASKLVGDYFAAAGRR, encoded by the coding sequence ATGACTCATTCGTCTTCCGATCAGATCGCACGCCAACTCGCGTTCCTTGTCGAGCTGGATAAGCTCAAGTCGATCTTGCGGCAATCGCCGCTGATCAACAAAAGCCGAAAGGAGAACTCGGCCGAGCACTCGTGGCATCTGAGCATGTTTGCGCTCGTACTTTCGACGCACGCGAACGATGTCGACGCGCTTCGCGTCGTTCAACTTCTGCTCGTTCACGATATCGTCGAAATAGATGCCGGGGATCATCCGATCCATTCGGCGAGTGCAAATGACGCGCAGGTCCAGGAAGCCGAACAACGCGCGGCCGAGCGCATCTTTGGACTCTTGCCCGAAGAGCAGGGACGTCAAATGCTCGAACTCTGGCGCGAATTCGAAGCGGCGGAAACGCCCGAGGCCGTCTTTGCCAAGGTGCTGGATCGATTGCAGCCGCTGCTGATCAATACGTTGTCGGACGGCGGCACGTGGACCGAGAACGGCGTGACGCAGCAACAAGTGCTGGAACGATATGGACCGGTGATCGCGCGTGGCTCGCCGGTTCTGTGGGAAGCGGCAAGCAAGCTTGTCGGCGATTATTTTGCGGCGGCGGGGCGGCGCTGA
- a CDS encoding adenylate/guanylate cyclase domain-containing protein, with protein MDVAAWLRSLGMQRYEPVFRENAIDADVLCSLTADDLKELGIASVGHRRKLLDALAELRTRNASVSPGEPQGERRQVAVLFADLCGFTEMSRQADPEEVLAVLERYFETIDPIIAQHGGHVDKHLGDAVMAIFGAPVSQGNDVERAVRAALAIRDAMHGLSRALARPVLAHIGIAGGEVVASGTGSAEHRAYTVTGDTVNLASRLTDAAAPGEILISESIWRPLSDRLDCVQRDALVVKGFADRVTAWCVGGFRRATRERPFVGCAQELRQFRAMLQSCRETGAGHTVLLRGEAGIGKTRLIEEFQREAGESGFACHGGFVVDFGATTAQGAIQSLVRGLLALDNATEANAVDQAIATGLIDAGDALFLAELLDMPMTLDDRTLYEAMDPAMRARGRQHAVARLVRHASRRRARLLCIEDIHWSDGPTLRELAQLSVTAKTCPAVLVLTARHSGDAFEKSWRAAHGVQYSLIDLGPMSDGDAHILAGSFPGAHTELAARCIARAAGNPLFLEQLLNHAEESAGTGVPGSVRSLVQARLDRLDPADKRTLQAASVLGQRFEQEALDTLVDGAALEPLVMALLLRRQGAGFIFHHALIRDAVYDGLLKTRRRELHRRAAQWYGTRDPVLHAEHLDRAEDREAALAYRDAARAQASLYRYESALRLVGRGLELADAAVDTDGERVELECLRGNLLHDVGDMTSALAAYETALAAATTDAQRCRAWIGRATVKRVIDDLDGAWADLACAASAASAATAASDAEGQSLAGEEARIHFLRGNLCFPRGDIEGCVREHARSLALARDVHDPEQEAAALGGLGDAEYMRGRMISAHDAFSRCIALCQRHGFGRIEVANLPMRAITAWFAGTPKAGLDAALPSVAAAEKVGHLRALAVAHHAAWHCLHDLAQWDRAWDHVAPALQCARELKSRRFEGEALALRAELQRIEGRRDAALDDIEEALSISRETGMAYLGAAYLGTLARITDDAAVCERALAEGEALLVAGAVSHNHFLFRRDAIDACLDRSLWDAAAHHATAFEDYARREPSPFSAFVVARARALVAYGRGNREPSSVDQLRQLVQEGSAAGFVYAIEAINNALSSHSR; from the coding sequence GTGGACGTCGCCGCGTGGCTGCGCAGCCTCGGAATGCAACGCTATGAGCCGGTGTTTCGCGAAAACGCCATCGACGCCGACGTGCTGTGCAGTCTCACTGCCGACGATCTGAAGGAACTCGGTATTGCATCGGTGGGCCATCGTCGTAAGCTGCTCGATGCGCTGGCCGAGCTGCGGACCCGAAACGCGAGCGTGAGTCCCGGCGAGCCGCAAGGCGAGCGACGCCAGGTCGCCGTGCTTTTCGCGGACCTGTGCGGCTTCACGGAGATGAGCCGCCAGGCCGACCCGGAAGAAGTGCTCGCGGTGCTCGAACGATACTTCGAGACGATCGATCCGATCATCGCGCAACATGGCGGACACGTCGACAAGCATCTCGGCGATGCCGTCATGGCGATCTTCGGCGCGCCCGTCTCGCAAGGAAACGACGTCGAGCGTGCCGTGCGCGCGGCGCTCGCGATCCGCGACGCGATGCACGGCCTCTCACGCGCCCTTGCGCGTCCGGTTCTCGCGCATATCGGCATAGCCGGCGGCGAGGTCGTTGCAAGCGGCACGGGCAGCGCGGAGCACCGGGCGTACACCGTCACAGGCGACACCGTGAACCTCGCCTCGCGTCTCACCGACGCAGCCGCTCCGGGCGAAATCCTGATATCGGAATCCATATGGCGCCCCTTGTCCGACCGGCTCGATTGCGTCCAGCGCGATGCGCTCGTCGTCAAGGGCTTCGCGGACCGCGTGACGGCGTGGTGCGTCGGCGGCTTTCGGCGGGCGACACGGGAACGACCGTTCGTCGGCTGCGCTCAAGAGCTGCGGCAATTTCGAGCCATGCTCCAATCTTGCCGCGAGACCGGCGCCGGACACACGGTGCTGCTCCGCGGTGAAGCCGGGATCGGCAAAACACGGCTCATCGAGGAATTCCAGCGTGAGGCAGGGGAGTCGGGATTCGCGTGTCATGGCGGCTTCGTGGTCGATTTCGGGGCGACGACCGCGCAAGGCGCGATTCAATCGCTCGTTCGAGGCCTGCTCGCGCTCGACAACGCAACCGAAGCGAACGCCGTCGATCAGGCGATCGCGACAGGACTGATCGACGCCGGAGACGCGCTCTTTCTCGCAGAACTGCTCGACATGCCGATGACGCTCGACGACCGCACGCTCTACGAGGCCATGGATCCTGCGATGCGTGCGCGCGGCCGTCAACATGCCGTGGCGCGCCTCGTCCGGCACGCGAGCCGCCGCCGCGCGCGGCTGCTCTGCATCGAAGATATTCACTGGTCGGACGGTCCCACGCTACGCGAACTCGCCCAGCTATCCGTGACCGCTAAAACGTGCCCGGCCGTGCTCGTGCTGACCGCGCGACACTCGGGCGATGCGTTTGAGAAATCGTGGCGTGCGGCCCACGGCGTGCAGTATTCGCTCATCGATCTCGGCCCCATGAGCGACGGCGACGCGCATATTCTGGCGGGATCGTTTCCCGGCGCGCACACGGAACTGGCCGCTCGCTGCATCGCACGGGCGGCGGGAAACCCGCTGTTTCTCGAACAACTGCTCAACCACGCGGAAGAAAGCGCGGGCACGGGCGTGCCGGGTTCGGTGCGCAGTCTCGTGCAGGCGCGGCTGGATCGACTCGATCCCGCGGACAAACGCACGCTGCAGGCGGCCTCGGTGCTCGGTCAACGCTTCGAGCAGGAGGCGCTCGACACGCTCGTCGACGGCGCGGCGCTCGAACCGCTCGTCATGGCGCTTCTGTTGCGACGTCAGGGCGCCGGGTTCATCTTTCACCACGCACTCATTCGCGACGCCGTCTATGACGGGCTGCTCAAGACCCGCCGCCGGGAATTGCATCGTCGCGCGGCGCAGTGGTACGGCACGCGTGATCCCGTCTTGCACGCCGAACATCTCGATCGGGCGGAGGACCGCGAAGCCGCGCTCGCTTACCGCGATGCGGCGCGCGCGCAAGCGTCGCTGTACCGTTATGAATCGGCGCTGCGGCTTGTCGGACGAGGGCTCGAACTCGCCGATGCCGCTGTCGATACGGATGGCGAGCGCGTGGAGCTGGAGTGTCTGCGCGGCAATCTGCTGCACGACGTCGGCGACATGACATCGGCGCTCGCGGCATACGAGACGGCGCTCGCGGCGGCCACGACAGACGCGCAACGTTGCCGCGCGTGGATCGGGCGCGCGACGGTGAAGCGGGTCATCGACGATCTGGACGGTGCATGGGCCGATCTCGCTTGCGCCGCTTCCGCCGCGTCGGCTGCTACCGCCGCTTCCGATGCCGAGGGCCAGAGCCTCGCAGGCGAAGAAGCGCGCATCCATTTCCTGCGCGGCAATCTGTGTTTTCCGCGCGGCGATATCGAGGGTTGCGTGCGCGAACATGCACGCAGCCTTGCGCTTGCCCGCGACGTGCACGATCCCGAGCAGGAAGCGGCCGCGCTCGGCGGGCTCGGCGACGCGGAGTACATGCGCGGGCGCATGATCAGCGCGCACGATGCGTTCAGCCGCTGCATCGCGCTCTGCCAGCGTCATGGCTTCGGACGGATCGAAGTGGCCAACCTGCCGATGCGCGCCATCACCGCGTGGTTCGCGGGCACGCCGAAGGCAGGGCTCGATGCCGCACTCCCCAGCGTCGCCGCAGCGGAGAAGGTGGGACATCTCCGGGCGCTCGCCGTCGCGCATCACGCTGCCTGGCATTGCCTGCACGATCTCGCTCAGTGGGATCGCGCATGGGACCATGTTGCGCCCGCGCTGCAGTGCGCGCGCGAGCTCAAATCGAGACGATTCGAAGGCGAGGCGCTCGCGTTGCGCGCGGAATTGCAGCGCATCGAGGGTCGACGGGACGCGGCGCTGGACGATATCGAAGAGGCGTTGTCGATCAGCCGCGAAACCGGCATGGCGTATCTCGGCGCCGCCTATCTCGGCACGCTTGCGCGCATCACGGACGACGCAGCGGTCTGCGAGCGGGCGCTTGCGGAAGGCGAGGCTTTGCTCGTCGCAGGCGCGGTCAGCCACAACCATTTTCTCTTTCGACGCGACGCCATCGACGCGTGCCTCGACCGAAGTCTCTGGGACGCGGCCGCGCATCATGCCACCGCCTTTGAAGATTACGCTCGCCGCGAACCGTCGCCGTTTTCGGCATTTGTCGTGGCCCGTGCGCGCGCGCTCGTCGCGTATGGCAGAGGCAATCGCGAGCCTTCGTCGGTCGATCAGCTTCGGCAACTCGTGCAGGAAGGCAGCGCGGCGGGCTTCGTTTACGCCATCGAGGCGATCAACAACGCACTTTCGAGCCATAGCCGATGA